A genomic stretch from Bacillota bacterium includes:
- a CDS encoding YlxR family protein, whose amino-acid sequence MKKRKIPLRICIGCQEKKPKKELVRIVRTPEGEIALDLTGKKAGRGAYICSQEVCFNKALKGKRLERNLQHPLSEEVVKDILTLLAKYE is encoded by the coding sequence ATTAAGAAGAGAAAAATTCCCCTGAGGATCTGCATCGGATGCCAGGAAAAGAAACCGAAAAAGGAACTCGTTCGGATTGTCAGAACTCCGGAAGGTGAAATAGCGCTTGACCTGACCGGTAAAAAAGCCGGCAGGGGGGCATATATCTGTTCACAGGAGGTTTGTTTTAATAAAGCGCTGAAAGGAAAACGATTGGAAAGAAACCTGCAGCATCCCTTATCGGAAGAAGTGGTTAAGGACATTTTAACACTACTGGCCAAATATGAATAA
- the nusA gene encoding transcription termination factor NusA: protein MNKDLFAALEALEKEKGISKEVLFEALEVALISAYKRNFQSAPAVRVNIDRDTGDIKVFSQLKVVEEVESDQQEVSLYEAKVYDPRCQIGDIVEMEVTPKEFGRIAAQTAKQVVIQRIREAERELIFESFVDRTEEVITGLVRRFEQRNVIIDLGRTEAILPVDEQISYERYRQGERVKAYIMEVKKTTKGPQIIVSRTHTGFLKRLFEMEVPEIYEGIVEIKAAARESGHRSKLAVISNNQDIDPVGACVGPKGSRVQAISNELKGEKIDIVKWSEQSEEYIANALSPAKVAEVILDSESKTATVVVPDNQLSLAIGKEGQNARLAAKITGWKIDISSESQHAEKGLSAIGLSEDISSDQDRETDEFEKEVDLISEEVEETVALADESKSDEAEEKAADKPEGEELPGEDPEEDD from the coding sequence ATGAATAAAGACCTTTTTGCAGCACTTGAAGCTTTGGAAAAAGAGAAAGGGATCAGCAAGGAAGTTCTTTTTGAAGCGCTTGAGGTTGCTTTAATTTCAGCCTATAAAAGAAACTTCCAGTCTGCACCGGCAGTACGGGTAAATATCGATCGTGATACGGGAGATATAAAGGTATTTTCTCAACTGAAAGTTGTTGAAGAAGTAGAGTCAGATCAGCAGGAAGTGAGCCTTTATGAAGCAAAGGTCTACGATCCCCGCTGCCAGATCGGTGATATTGTTGAAATGGAAGTGACACCGAAAGAATTCGGCAGGATAGCTGCTCAGACTGCAAAGCAGGTAGTAATTCAGAGAATCAGAGAAGCAGAAAGGGAACTGATCTTTGAAAGCTTTGTAGATAGAACTGAAGAAGTGATTACCGGATTGGTGCGCAGGTTTGAACAGAGAAACGTGATTATCGACCTGGGCAGGACTGAAGCCATTTTACCCGTTGATGAACAGATTTCTTATGAACGTTACCGACAGGGTGAACGGGTGAAAGCTTATATTATGGAAGTAAAGAAAACTACAAAAGGGCCCCAGATAATTGTATCGAGAACCCATACTGGTTTCCTGAAAAGGCTGTTTGAAATGGAAGTGCCGGAAATTTACGAAGGTATAGTTGAAATCAAGGCGGCGGCACGTGAGTCAGGGCACCGTTCAAAACTGGCAGTAATTTCTAATAATCAGGATATTGATCCTGTAGGTGCCTGTGTTGGCCCGAAGGGAAGTCGGGTTCAGGCAATTAGTAACGAGCTAAAGGGTGAAAAAATCGATATCGTCAAATGGAGTGAGCAGTCAGAAGAATACATTGCGAACGCACTCAGTCCGGCAAAAGTTGCCGAGGTTATTCTTGATTCTGAAAGTAAAACAGCCACTGTAGTTGTCCCTGATAACCAGCTATCACTGGCAATCGGCAAAGAAGGGCAGAATGCACGGCTGGCTGCTAAAATTACCGGTTGGAAGATTGATATATCGAGTGAAAGCCAGCACGCAGAAAAAGGGCTATCGGCAATTGGACTTTCAGAGGACATTTCTTCTGACCAGGACAGGGAAACTGATGAATTTGAAAAAGAAGTGGATTTGATTTCAGAAGAGGTTGAAGAAACCGTTGCATTAGCTGATGAGAGCAAATCAGACGAAGCCGAAGAAAAAGCAGCGGATAAACCCGAAGGCGAAGAGTTGCCTGGGGAGGATCCGGAAGAAGATGATTAA
- a CDS encoding bifunctional riboflavin kinase/FAD synthetase, producing MEIVNGLERFQVKNKPLMLALGNFDGVHRGHQAILKSMINKAEKENAFSAALIFDPHPVIALQPEKKLILLTDIADRAEIMAELGLDYLLIETFNENVSKLTPEQFVRMILIEKLGIKGVFTGEDYNFGYKGSGSSETMRYWGKELGFTVEITDMVKYEGKEVSSSIIRSLILAGAVKDAADLLNYYFFRQGRVIKGYGIGRKMVYPTANIEASKRLLWPGKGVYLTAVSNLNEDIFYGVTNVGSRPTFSDHSTAVETHIIDFNGSIYNREIRLCFLEKLRDTRMFTSVVELKEQIGRDIEKSRELIKFYRQEKSGSSISLQAGCSVLRYI from the coding sequence ATGGAGATTGTTAACGGCCTGGAGCGATTTCAGGTAAAAAATAAACCTCTTATGCTGGCATTGGGTAACTTTGATGGTGTCCACAGGGGGCATCAGGCAATTTTAAAATCGATGATTAATAAAGCGGAAAAGGAAAATGCCTTTTCAGCAGCGCTTATATTTGATCCCCACCCGGTGATAGCTCTTCAGCCGGAGAAAAAACTGATATTACTGACAGATATTGCAGATCGTGCCGAGATAATGGCGGAGCTTGGCCTGGATTACCTACTGATCGAAACTTTTAATGAGAATGTTTCGAAGCTAACTCCAGAGCAGTTTGTCCGGATGATTTTAATTGAAAAGCTGGGTATTAAAGGTGTTTTTACCGGGGAAGACTATAATTTTGGTTATAAAGGCTCCGGCAGTTCGGAAACCATGCGCTATTGGGGTAAGGAACTTGGTTTTACGGTGGAAATTACCGATATGGTAAAATATGAAGGGAAAGAAGTCAGCAGTTCAATTATTAGATCGTTGATTTTGGCCGGTGCGGTGAAGGATGCAGCCGATCTGTTGAACTACTATTTCTTCAGGCAGGGCAGAGTGATTAAAGGTTACGGGATCGGACGTAAAATGGTTTATCCCACGGCCAATATCGAGGCTTCAAAGCGTCTCTTATGGCCGGGAAAAGGTGTTTATCTTACTGCGGTCAGTAATCTAAATGAAGATATTTTTTACGGTGTGACCAATGTTGGCTCGCGTCCCACTTTCTCCGATCACAGCACCGCTGTGGAAACACACATAATTGATTTTAACGGTTCCATCTATAACCGGGAAATCCGCCTTTGCTTCCTGGAAAAACTTCGTGACACCCGGATGTTCACGTCAGTTGTGGAATTAAAAGAACAAATTGGCCGGGATATTGAAAAGAGCAGAGAACTGATAAAATTTTACCGGCAGGAAAAATCAGGGAGTAGTATTTCTTTACAAGCAGGTTGTTCTGTGCTAAGATACATATAG
- the rimP gene encoding ribosome maturation factor RimP, with product MSREETREMLIKLIEPLVEDLGFELIQLEYAAGKHGLLHLHIDREGGINIEHCELVSREVSDLLDRRDPIEHAYTLEVSSPGLERHLRKIEHFRRFIGEKVKLRTTDSFDGHNKLSGELIETGDDWVRIKTVDGDEIKVPLLSITRANLWYTGPEKRNFLKNSRKGGWIPKNE from the coding sequence GTGAGCAGGGAAGAGACAAGGGAGATGTTGATTAAATTAATTGAACCGCTGGTGGAAGATCTGGGTTTTGAACTTATCCAGCTTGAATATGCCGCGGGTAAGCATGGGTTACTGCATCTCCACATTGACCGTGAAGGCGGTATAAATATAGAGCACTGTGAGCTGGTAAGCAGGGAAGTGTCTGATCTGCTGGACAGGCGTGATCCTATAGAGCATGCCTATACCCTGGAAGTATCCTCACCGGGTTTGGAGCGTCACTTAAGAAAAATAGAACATTTCAGACGTTTTATCGGTGAAAAAGTTAAACTGAGAACAACAGACTCTTTTGATGGGCATAATAAATTAAGCGGAGAACTTATCGAAACCGGGGACGACTGGGTCAGAATAAAAACGGTAGACGGTGATGAAATAAAAGTCCCCCTATTATCTATCACCAGGGCAAACCTCTGGTATACCGGCCCCGAGAAAAGAAACTTTTTAAAAAATAGTCGGAAGGGAGGTTGGATTCCAAAAAATGAATAA
- the truB gene encoding tRNA pseudouridine(55) synthase TruB, with protein MNGLIIVNKHQNVTSHDIVNIIRRLIPAVKIGHTGTLDPMATGVLPICIGKATRLAEYITELPKKYRAGITLGVATDTDDATGITTAHSEVPGLIKELVEEVMHSFEGTILQKVPAYSAIKYKGKPLYHWVRKGSEIPRKLRNIDIYSIKLIRYDPDFAPHLLIEVECSKGTYIRTLAFDLGEKIGCPAHLSLLERLSVGLFTIEESLTIDEIHKLADESKLTEAILPMDRAVAHFPKLELNNKQVLELSQGKVIEWDKDLPNFSIVEGSKPIRVYDEAGQFRALVRLKNDEYRQFIKTLKYLS; from the coding sequence GTGAATGGTTTGATTATTGTCAATAAACATCAGAATGTTACTTCCCACGATATAGTAAATATAATTCGCAGGTTGATTCCGGCAGTGAAAATCGGCCATACAGGAACACTGGATCCAATGGCGACAGGCGTACTGCCAATTTGTATAGGAAAAGCAACCAGGCTCGCTGAATATATTACAGAACTTCCGAAGAAATACCGGGCAGGAATAACCCTGGGAGTAGCCACTGATACTGATGATGCAACGGGAATTACAACTGCTCATTCCGAAGTGCCCGGGCTAATAAAAGAGCTGGTCGAGGAAGTCATGCACAGTTTTGAAGGGACAATTTTACAGAAAGTGCCGGCCTATTCAGCAATCAAATACAAAGGTAAGCCGCTTTATCATTGGGTCCGAAAGGGCAGTGAAATACCGCGTAAGTTAAGAAATATTGATATTTACAGCATTAAACTGATCCGCTATGATCCCGATTTTGCGCCTCATTTGCTTATCGAAGTCGAATGTTCGAAAGGAACCTATATCAGGACTCTTGCCTTTGATCTGGGAGAGAAAATTGGTTGTCCGGCCCATCTTTCATTACTGGAAAGGCTTTCAGTTGGTTTATTTACTATTGAAGAATCACTAACTATAGACGAAATTCATAAACTTGCCGATGAGTCAAAGCTGACAGAAGCGATATTACCGATGGACAGAGCTGTTGCTCATTTTCCGAAATTGGAATTGAATAATAAACAGGTTCTGGAGTTGAGCCAGGGTAAAGTGATTGAATGGGACAAAGATCTTCCCAACTTTTCGATCGTAGAAGGTTCAAAGCCAATCAGGGTTTATGATGAGGCTGGGCAATTCAGAGCGCTTGTCCGACTGAAAAACGATGAGTATAGGCAATTTATTAAAACGTTGAAATACCTGTCTTGA
- a CDS encoding polyribonucleotide nucleotidyltransferase — protein sequence MYSYEMDMHGRKLTMETGKLAKQASGAVILRYGDTVVLVTATASDEPREGVDFLPLTVDYEERLYAVGRIPGGFIKREGRPTERAILGCRLTDRSIRPLFPKGFRNSVHVVSTILSMDQDCPPEPLSIIGASAALSISKIPFDGPVGAVIVGLIDGKPVINPTQEETEKSDLHLMLAGTKEAVMMVEAGAQEISKEDVLKCIEAGHEFIKELVAVQDKMVNDAGQPKMEVITYEEPQEIAGKIVPIIRESIASALKISDKQEREEKLAAVKQELLVEYLEQYPEHESDLGKIFENTLKDTLRKMIVHESLRADGRNPQEIRPITCETTLLPRTHGSAIFTRGQTQVLNICTLSALRDMQMLDGLGIEESKRFIHHYNFPPYSVGETGFMRGPGRREIGHGALAERALEPVVPSEDEFPYTIRLVSEVLESNGSTSMASVCSGSLSMMDTGVPLKRAVAGIAMGLIKEDDDVVILSDIQGIEDFLGDMDFKVAGTEKGITAIQMDIKIKGISGEILEKALQQADEGYKYILSIMNQAIEVPRPELSPNAPRMLKLQIAVDKIRDVIGPGGRMINKIIAETGVDIDIEPDGRVFIAAVDPENGKKALQMIEALVRDVEAGEIYTGRVTRVEKYGAFVEVLPGKEGLLHISHLDHHRVDKTEDVVKLGDEIEVKVLDIDEKGRINLSRKALLPRPEGMERESGNRNRPRRN from the coding sequence ATGTATTCATACGAGATGGATATGCATGGCAGAAAATTAACTATGGAGACCGGAAAACTGGCCAAGCAGGCCAGCGGAGCGGTAATACTTCGCTACGGGGATACAGTTGTTCTGGTTACAGCAACTGCATCTGATGAACCACGCGAAGGAGTAGATTTTTTACCGCTAACAGTAGACTATGAAGAAAGGTTATATGCTGTCGGGCGGATACCCGGTGGTTTTATCAAACGTGAAGGACGCCCAACCGAAAGGGCGATACTGGGCTGCAGGTTAACAGACCGTTCGATCCGTCCCTTGTTTCCGAAAGGTTTTCGAAATTCAGTTCATGTGGTTTCAACAATTCTCTCCATGGATCAGGACTGCCCGCCCGAACCACTTTCAATTATAGGAGCATCGGCAGCGCTTTCCATATCAAAAATTCCTTTTGACGGACCGGTTGGTGCAGTAATTGTAGGGCTTATCGACGGGAAACCGGTTATTAACCCGACCCAGGAAGAAACTGAAAAGAGCGATTTGCATTTAATGCTGGCCGGGACAAAAGAAGCGGTTATGATGGTTGAAGCAGGCGCTCAGGAAATAAGCAAAGAAGATGTCCTGAAATGCATCGAAGCAGGACATGAATTTATTAAAGAGCTGGTAGCAGTTCAGGATAAGATGGTTAATGATGCCGGACAGCCCAAAATGGAAGTAATCACCTATGAAGAGCCTCAGGAGATCGCTGGAAAAATAGTGCCGATTATCCGGGAATCGATAGCAAGTGCCCTGAAAATTTCCGATAAGCAGGAAAGGGAAGAGAAATTGGCTGCTGTTAAGCAGGAACTCCTGGTAGAATATCTTGAGCAGTACCCTGAACACGAATCAGATCTGGGTAAAATATTTGAAAATACCCTTAAAGATACTCTACGGAAAATGATCGTGCATGAATCGCTGAGAGCAGACGGCAGAAACCCGCAGGAGATCAGACCGATTACCTGTGAAACAACACTTTTGCCCAGGACACATGGTTCTGCGATCTTTACCAGGGGACAGACTCAGGTGCTCAATATATGTACCTTGTCTGCGCTGCGCGATATGCAGATGCTGGATGGGCTTGGCATTGAAGAGTCTAAACGATTTATTCATCACTATAACTTTCCACCATACAGCGTAGGTGAAACGGGATTCATGCGCGGACCGGGAAGACGCGAAATCGGTCATGGTGCGCTTGCTGAAAGGGCCCTTGAACCGGTTGTGCCCTCTGAAGATGAGTTTCCCTATACGATTCGACTGGTTTCGGAAGTCTTGGAATCCAATGGTTCGACGTCAATGGCCAGTGTCTGCTCCGGATCATTATCGATGATGGACACGGGAGTACCGCTAAAGCGAGCGGTGGCCGGTATTGCCATGGGATTGATTAAGGAAGATGATGATGTTGTAATTCTTTCTGATATTCAGGGTATCGAGGATTTCCTTGGTGATATGGACTTCAAGGTAGCCGGAACAGAAAAAGGAATCACTGCTATACAGATGGATATCAAAATAAAGGGCATTTCGGGAGAAATACTTGAAAAAGCTCTCCAGCAGGCCGACGAAGGGTACAAGTATATTCTCAGTATTATGAATCAAGCCATTGAAGTTCCCAGACCGGAGCTTTCACCGAATGCCCCGAGGATGCTCAAACTCCAGATTGCAGTGGATAAGATCAGGGATGTTATCGGACCTGGTGGCCGGATGATCAATAAGATAATCGCGGAGACAGGTGTTGATATTGATATTGAACCCGACGGTAGAGTATTTATAGCTGCTGTCGATCCAGAAAACGGTAAGAAGGCTCTGCAGATGATCGAAGCCCTGGTGAGAGATGTTGAAGCGGGAGAAATATATACCGGCAGAGTAACCCGGGTTGAAAAGTACGGAGCATTTGTTGAAGTTCTTCCCGGAAAAGAAGGTTTGCTCCACATTTCGCACCTTGATCATCACCGGGTAGATAAAACTGAAGATGTTGTCAAACTTGGCGATGAGATTGAAGTTAAAGTGCTTGATATTGATGAGAAGGGAAGAATAAATTTATCCCGGAAAGCACTTCTGCCGCGCCCTGAAGGAATGGAACGCGAATCAGGAAACAGAAACCGTCCGCGCCGCAATTAA
- the infB gene encoding translation initiation factor IF-2: MSKVRVYELAKELGINSKKLIEVMEGMDIKVNNHMSTVSDEDAKKIIAILTGKTDQKIKPETVKIQEKPKKAETVSKKKEKVAVKEQEKEKEKEKEKTIESEPVPPSRKARKAIQEEKRAAMLKAQRPKIKLEGQVTVAEMAGRIDITPAQLINYLMENGVMANINQSLAPETIELVAEEYGYDLNYVEDPIEEELLAVCEDGEGIEILRIPVVTVLGHVDHGKTSLLDAIRNANVTAGEVGGITQHIGAYQVQVDDKKIVFLDTPGHEAFTSMRARGAQVTDIAILVVAADDGVMPQTIEAINHAKAAQVPVLVAVNKIDKQDANPEKVKQQLSDHGLVPEDWGGDTIFVNVSAIRGDGLDELLEMILLLAEVGELKACPERPARGTVIEAKLDRGRGPVATVLVQDGTLNIGDSVICGSIAGKVRAMINDRGDRIKTAGPSTPVEIQGLNDVPMAGDIFQVVSDDRIARQVAEKRAVKIKEATQKVQRVTLDDLFNQIQEGEVKDLNLILKGDVQGSVEALQDALFKLSLDEVQIKVIHTGVGAINESDVMLASASNAIVIGFNVRPDGNARKLAEQDRVDIRVYRIIYEAIEDIKAAVTGMLKPVMKEVILGQAEVRQVFKVSRLGSIAGSYVTEGKITRNALIRVIRDGTVVLDSGHIGSLKRFKDDVREVLTGFECGILLENYNDLHEGDIIEAYVMEQVAR, translated from the coding sequence ATGAGTAAAGTAAGAGTATATGAATTGGCGAAGGAACTGGGAATTAACAGTAAAAAATTAATTGAAGTTATGGAAGGTATGGATATAAAGGTTAATAACCATATGAGCACGGTGAGTGATGAAGATGCAAAAAAGATTATCGCCATCCTGACCGGTAAAACTGATCAAAAAATTAAACCTGAAACTGTCAAAATCCAGGAAAAACCTAAAAAAGCAGAAACTGTCAGCAAGAAAAAAGAGAAAGTGGCAGTGAAAGAGCAAGAGAAAGAGAAAGAAAAAGAGAAAGAAAAAACAATCGAGTCTGAACCGGTTCCTCCAAGTAGAAAAGCGAGAAAAGCAATTCAGGAAGAGAAAAGAGCAGCTATGCTCAAAGCCCAGCGACCGAAGATAAAACTGGAAGGGCAGGTTACAGTTGCCGAAATGGCCGGAAGAATTGATATAACTCCGGCTCAGCTCATTAATTATCTTATGGAAAACGGGGTTATGGCCAACATAAATCAGTCGCTTGCCCCGGAAACGATCGAGCTCGTTGCAGAAGAGTATGGTTATGACCTCAATTATGTAGAAGATCCGATCGAAGAAGAACTCCTGGCGGTTTGTGAAGACGGTGAGGGTATTGAGATTTTAAGGATCCCCGTTGTTACAGTTCTCGGGCATGTTGATCATGGAAAGACTTCTCTGCTTGACGCTATCCGAAATGCCAATGTTACCGCAGGTGAGGTAGGCGGGATAACCCAGCATATCGGAGCATACCAGGTCCAGGTTGATGATAAAAAGATTGTTTTCCTCGATACACCAGGGCACGAGGCATTTACCTCGATGCGAGCCCGGGGAGCTCAGGTAACCGACATAGCTATTCTGGTCGTTGCTGCCGATGATGGTGTAATGCCGCAGACAATTGAAGCTATAAACCATGCAAAAGCTGCCCAGGTCCCTGTTCTGGTTGCTGTCAATAAAATCGATAAACAGGATGCAAATCCGGAAAAAGTAAAGCAGCAGCTTTCAGATCATGGACTGGTTCCTGAAGACTGGGGTGGAGATACAATATTTGTCAATGTCAGTGCTATTCGTGGCGATGGCCTTGATGAATTGTTGGAGATGATTTTACTTCTGGCAGAAGTGGGAGAACTGAAAGCATGTCCGGAGCGTCCTGCGCGCGGCACAGTAATCGAAGCCAAGTTGGATCGGGGACGAGGTCCGGTTGCTACCGTTTTGGTGCAGGATGGTACTTTAAATATTGGAGATTCGGTTATTTGCGGTTCTATCGCCGGTAAGGTGCGAGCGATGATCAACGACCGGGGCGATAGGATTAAAACTGCCGGACCTTCAACTCCGGTTGAAATTCAGGGCTTGAACGATGTACCCATGGCCGGTGATATTTTTCAGGTGGTCAGCGATGATCGAATCGCCCGCCAGGTTGCTGAAAAGAGAGCGGTTAAGATAAAAGAGGCTACCCAAAAAGTTCAGAGGGTTACGCTGGATGATCTCTTCAACCAGATTCAGGAGGGAGAAGTTAAAGACCTTAATCTCATCTTAAAAGGTGACGTCCAGGGTTCGGTTGAAGCGCTTCAGGATGCCTTATTCAAGCTTAGCCTCGACGAGGTTCAAATCAAGGTGATCCATACAGGAGTAGGAGCGATTAATGAATCAGACGTAATGTTAGCCTCCGCTTCCAATGCCATTGTGATCGGTTTCAATGTACGCCCGGATGGCAATGCACGGAAACTGGCCGAACAGGATCGGGTTGATATAAGGGTTTACCGGATTATTTATGAAGCGATTGAAGACATTAAAGCAGCTGTTACCGGGATGCTCAAACCGGTTATGAAAGAAGTAATTCTGGGGCAGGCTGAAGTAAGGCAGGTCTTCAAAGTTTCCCGGTTGGGCAGTATTGCCGGATCGTATGTCACAGAAGGAAAGATTACCCGGAATGCACTGATCAGGGTAATTAGAGATGGTACGGTAGTGCTCGATTCAGGGCATATAGGTTCATTGAAAAGGTTTAAAGATGATGTGCGTGAAGTATTGACCGGATTTGAATGCGGTATATTGTTGGAGAATTATAATGATCTCCATGAAGGTGATATTATAGAGGCATATGTCATGGAACAGGTGGCCCGTTAG
- the rpsO gene encoding 30S ribosomal protein S15, which yields MDHERKQEIIDQFKQHEGDTGSPEVQIALLTERINYLTEHLKMHKKDFHSQRGLLKMVGRRRGLLNYLRDKSPERYQAVVQKLGIRK from the coding sequence TTGGACCATGAACGCAAGCAGGAGATTATTGATCAATTCAAACAGCATGAGGGTGACACCGGATCTCCGGAGGTGCAAATTGCACTTCTCACAGAACGGATCAATTATCTTACCGAGCACCTGAAAATGCACAAAAAAGATTTTCATTCGCAACGAGGATTGCTTAAAATGGTTGGTCGACGGAGGGGATTATTAAATTACCTTCGCGATAAGTCTCCGGAACGTTACCAGGCTGTAGTTCAGAAACTTGGAATCAGGAAGTAA
- a CDS encoding bifunctional oligoribonuclease/PAP phosphatase NrnA, whose protein sequence is MTKDRKKIIDVLKNEKEFYLISHMLPDGDSIGSLLSMGAGLRLIGKKIDMFTPGHIPRKYEFMIGSGDVRHEDMLEDHNRTVVVLDSSDPDRLGIFKETVLKSRQIINIDHHVTNQRFGHLNLVDPNASATGELVFHILHDVGVKLNAGIAEALYVAISTDTGSFKYDNTTPDTHRVVSSLLEYGLSPGALSQRMFDERPLSFYILLKEALASLEMYEERKIAVMTISKDVRERSGATTDDLEGIVNYSRNIEGVELGILFYVENENEVKVGFRSKSLDVSVLAGKLNGGGHVRAAGCRQYGDFETVKKRVMQESLNMLRELSA, encoded by the coding sequence ATGACGAAGGATCGAAAAAAGATAATTGATGTTTTAAAAAATGAAAAGGAATTTTACCTGATTTCACATATGTTGCCGGACGGGGACAGTATAGGTTCCCTTTTGTCCATGGGGGCCGGTCTGCGACTTATCGGCAAGAAGATCGACATGTTTACGCCGGGGCATATTCCACGCAAGTATGAGTTCATGATCGGCTCCGGTGATGTCAGGCATGAAGATATGCTGGAAGATCATAACCGAACGGTTGTTGTACTTGACAGCAGCGATCCGGACAGACTTGGGATATTTAAGGAAACGGTTCTGAAGAGCAGGCAGATAATCAATATTGATCACCATGTTACTAATCAGCGCTTTGGACATTTAAACCTGGTTGATCCGAACGCCTCGGCAACAGGAGAATTAGTTTTTCATATCCTGCATGATGTCGGTGTTAAATTAAATGCCGGAATCGCTGAAGCACTGTATGTAGCTATATCGACTGACACCGGATCTTTTAAATATGACAATACTACACCCGATACACACCGGGTTGTTTCATCGCTTCTTGAATACGGTCTAAGTCCAGGGGCTCTTTCTCAACGTATGTTTGATGAAAGGCCATTGTCATTCTATATCCTTTTGAAGGAAGCGCTGGCCAGCCTTGAAATGTACGAAGAGAGAAAAATTGCCGTGATGACAATCAGCAAGGATGTAAGGGAACGCAGCGGAGCGACTACGGATGATCTCGAGGGCATTGTAAATTATTCGCGTAATATCGAAGGTGTTGAGCTGGGCATATTATTTTACGTTGAAAACGAGAATGAGGTAAAAGTCGGATTCCGCTCAAAAAGCCTTGACGTAAGTGTGCTTGCCGGTAAACTAAATGGTGGCGGCCACGTCAGAGCGGCAGGCTGCCGACAGTACGGCGATTTTGAAACAGTTAAAAAAAGGGTTATGCAGGAATCTTTAAATATGTTGCGTGAACTGTCGGCTTAA
- the rbfA gene encoding 30S ribosome-binding factor RbfA encodes MSENRVRRVAEQIKKDISQIISSELKDPRIAGITSVTEVQLSRDLRYASAYVSVYGTEEEKEEMLQILTKASGFIRSEIGKRIRLRYTPVVNFYLDNSIEYGAHIDSVIKSLKMDEKTDDEGSKKDN; translated from the coding sequence ATGTCGGAAAACAGAGTCCGACGGGTTGCTGAGCAAATTAAAAAGGATATAAGCCAGATTATCAGCTCGGAATTAAAAGATCCCCGCATAGCCGGAATAACCAGTGTAACCGAAGTTCAACTGTCAAGAGATCTACGCTATGCCTCGGCTTATGTAAGTGTTTATGGCACTGAAGAGGAAAAAGAAGAAATGCTGCAGATATTGACCAAGGCATCAGGATTTATCCGCAGTGAAATCGGAAAAAGAATCAGGCTCCGTTATACACCTGTGGTCAATTTTTACCTTGACAATTCGATTGAATACGGTGCCCATATCGACAGTGTTATAAAATCATTAAAAATGGATGAGAAGACCGATGACGAAGGATCGAAAAAAGATAATTGA